Proteins found in one archaeon genomic segment:
- a CDS encoding galactose-1-phosphate uridylyltransferase: protein MVEIRKDYFTDRLSFILPDRGLKPGQVIQGKAEKCNYCAGNEDLTPPADLVLVKRGDTLLKQTDSEGDVVKNWSVRIFPAKNPLVTPGAPPSYGEPPHYSEPAVGYHYVLVATPKHDQAFPKIDIEQWTNVLASLQDKVRWLYSQKGVSYVLVYVNSEKEGTPTAVHPSVQIVTTPRVPPAVEQEADTVQTSLNDLGICPMCQVVGTETGGPRQILATDFFIAFAPWVSTHPYEFWIYPKRHMTSILKLSQKEMMDLALMLRSTLGGMSKALESQTFTMVFHSSSEKKTTKQIHWHIEVYPRKAPWGGLELGGGIFASEVSPEGAAQVLGASARKELAQLVGIR, encoded by the coding sequence TTGGTTGAAATCAGGAAGGATTACTTTACTGACAGGCTTTCGTTCATCCTCCCCGACAGGGGGCTCAAACCAGGCCAAGTCATACAAGGAAAGGCAGAGAAGTGCAACTACTGCGCGGGCAACGAGGACCTCACTCCGCCGGCCGACCTCGTCCTGGTGAAGCGGGGGGACACTCTCCTCAAGCAGACCGACTCGGAGGGAGACGTCGTGAAGAACTGGTCGGTCAGGATCTTTCCTGCGAAGAACCCTCTAGTGACCCCTGGCGCGCCGCCTTCGTACGGGGAGCCACCGCACTACAGCGAGCCGGCGGTGGGATACCACTACGTCCTGGTGGCGACCCCCAAGCACGACCAGGCCTTTCCCAAGATCGACATCGAACAGTGGACCAACGTTCTCGCCTCGCTCCAGGACAAGGTCAGATGGCTCTACTCCCAGAAAGGAGTGAGCTATGTCCTCGTGTACGTAAACAGCGAGAAGGAAGGGACGCCCACAGCGGTCCACCCGAGCGTCCAGATAGTTACTACGCCCAGGGTGCCCCCGGCGGTGGAGCAGGAGGCGGACACCGTACAGACTTCGTTGAACGACCTGGGAATCTGTCCCATGTGCCAGGTAGTGGGGACGGAGACCGGAGGGCCGAGGCAGATACTCGCGACCGACTTTTTCATCGCCTTCGCCCCTTGGGTCTCTACCCATCCCTACGAGTTCTGGATCTATCCGAAGCGGCACATGACCAGCATCCTGAAGCTCTCGCAGAAGGAGATGATGGACCTCGCCCTGATGCTAAGGTCGACGCTAGGCGGGATGTCGAAGGCGTTGGAGTCCCAGACCTTCACGATGGTCTTCCACAGCTCTTCGGAGAAGAAGACCACGAAACAGATTCATTGGCACATCGAAGTCTATCCGAGGAAGGCTCCCTGGGGAGGCCTCGAGCTCGGGGGCGGGATCTTCGCGAGCGAGGTCTCTCCCGAGGGGGCGGCGCAGGTTCTCGGGGCCAGTGCCAGGAAGGAACTCGCTCAGCTGGTCGGAATCAGATAG
- a CDS encoding nucleotidyltransferase family protein has translation MQGVVLAGGLGTRLRPYTLLTPKPMLSVGTKPILEHILVWLKSQGVEDVVVSTGYLGKLIQEYFGDGSEWEVEVSYAASPNPLGTAGQLKAAEPKIKGTFVCVYGDAILDFDLRKVIEFHRRNRADATMVLMQYSAEMKYGFIETDAKGRLTEWKEKPKISGLINVGCYVMERSFLKHIPGGRMFGMRETFDRAMSAGARVYAMKAKGEFLDIGDKRSYREANQRFMKKIGKVL, from the coding sequence ATCCAAGGGGTCGTCCTAGCAGGCGGCCTCGGGACGAGGCTCAGGCCGTACACACTCCTCACCCCCAAGCCGATGCTCTCCGTGGGGACCAAGCCGATTCTCGAGCACATTCTCGTTTGGCTCAAGAGCCAAGGGGTCGAGGACGTGGTCGTTTCCACCGGGTACCTCGGCAAGTTGATTCAGGAGTACTTCGGCGACGGCTCTGAGTGGGAGGTCGAGGTCTCCTACGCAGCCTCACCGAACCCCCTCGGGACTGCCGGCCAGCTTAAGGCCGCCGAGCCTAAGATCAAGGGCACCTTCGTGTGCGTCTATGGAGACGCCATCCTTGACTTTGACCTGAGGAAGGTGATCGAGTTCCACAGGAGGAACCGGGCCGACGCGACCATGGTCCTGATGCAATACAGCGCTGAAATGAAGTACGGCTTCATCGAGACAGACGCCAAGGGTCGGCTCACTGAGTGGAAGGAGAAGCCAAAGATTTCGGGCCTCATCAACGTGGGGTGCTACGTCATGGAGAGGAGCTTCCTGAAACACATCCCTGGTGGGAGGATGTTCGGCATGCGCGAGACGTTCGACAGGGCGATGTCGGCCGGCGCCCGGGTCTATGCGATGAAGGCGAAAGGAGAGTTCCTCGACATCGGCGACAAACGCTCCTACCGGGAAGCCAACCAGCGGTTCATGAAGAAGATCGGCAAGGTGCTGTAG